In Solanum stenotomum isolate F172 chromosome 6, ASM1918654v1, whole genome shotgun sequence, one DNA window encodes the following:
- the LOC125869334 gene encoding BURP domain protein RD22-like, producing MKLQALTIFLLAFVLASTYAAIPSEVYWKIKLPNTQIPKVIKDFLPQSGGVVPELKEENTKKKVYYGLGGYIPISWHHAANSEFQRFVLKNPSTNHATNENLIKQVTEGSSFKTDLKVNYDTLKQYFFLEKDLENGKVMEFPSLLNKNEAPFLPRHFVESIPLSMEKFPEILNHFSIDSKSKDAQTIKKTIELCEESEVKHKEKKTCVTSLESMVDFGLSVLGTNNILAITSEVQGETQASQRYTIEQVQQISDGDNMVCHKLNYAYALHYCHVGGSTRTYMVSMVGVDGTKVKAVSVCHKDTSFWNAHAIPFVVLNVKPGTTPICHFLQDDQIVFVPI from the exons ATGAAGTTGCAGGCCCTTACCATTTTCTTG ctTGCTTTTGTATTAGCAAGTACTTATGCAGCGATACCTTCGGAGGTTTATTGGAAAATAAAATTGCCCAATACTCAAATCCCCAAAGTCATCAAAGATTTCCTTCCTCAATCAG GCGGCGTTGTTCCTGAGCTTAAAGAAGAAAACACTAAAAAGAAAGTGTACTATGGTTTAGGTGGATATATTCCCATTAGCTGGCATCATGCTGCTAATTCGGAGTTTCAACGTTTCGTGCTGAAAAACCCCAGCACGAATCATGCTACTAACGAGAATTTGATCAAACAAGTAACTGAAGGAAGTAGTTTCAAGACTGATCTTAAAGTAAATTATGATACTTTGAAACAATACTTCTTTTTAGAGAAGGACTTGGAGAACGGGAAAGTTATGGAGTTTCCCTCTCTCCTAAATAAAAACGAAGCACCATTTTTACCTAGACATTTTGTTGAATCAATTCCCTTGTCGATGGAGAAATTCCCAGAGATCCTCAACCATTTCTCAATCGATAGTAAATCAAAGGATGCTCAAACGATTAAAAAAACAATCGAACTTTGTGAAGAGTCAGAAGTGAAacataaagagaagaaaacttGTGTGACTTCTTTGGAGTCTATGGTAGATTTCGGGTTATCTGTACTTGGGACAAACAATATCCTCGCGATTACTTCAGAGGTACAAGGGGAAACTCAAGCATCCCAACGATACACAATTGAACAAGTTCAACAAATATCTGATGGGGATAACATGGTTTGCCACAAGCTTAACTACGCGTATGCACTACATTATTGTCATGTTGGAGGAAGTACAAGAACATATATGGTATCTATGGTCGGTGTTGATGGAACAAAAGTGAAAGCAGTATCAGTGTGCCACAAAGATACATCTTTTTGGAATGCACACGCCATCCCTTTTGTAGTTCTCAACGTTAAGCCTGGAACTACGCCAATTTGTCATTTTCTTCAAGATGATCAAATAGTCTTTGTACCTATCTAA